The Mycolicibacterium mageritense genome contains a region encoding:
- a CDS encoding alpha-ketoacid dehydrogenase subunit beta yields the protein MSYREALRDTLREEMQRDDSVFLIGEEIGVFEGSYKITAGLLAEFGEKRVRDTPIAEEGFVGAAVGAAMLGLRPVVEIMTINFSLLALDQIVNHAAKIYGMFGGQTSVPMVIRTPGGGGQQLGATHSQNIELYYAFVPGLKVVAPSTPADARALMRAAIRDDDPVLFLENLALYNVKGEVPVDLAPAEIGKAAVRRVGSDITLIGYSRMAAVATQVARRLHDDDGIDAEVIDLRSLRPLDRDTLVESVRKTGCAVVAEDDWLTYGIGAEVAASISDGAFDYLDAPVRRVAAAEVPLPYAKPLEQAALPSAESLYSAARETLAAVGRL from the coding sequence ATCAGTTATCGCGAAGCGCTGCGCGACACCCTGCGGGAGGAAATGCAGCGCGACGATTCGGTCTTCCTGATCGGCGAGGAGATCGGCGTCTTCGAAGGCTCCTACAAGATCACCGCGGGTCTGCTCGCCGAGTTCGGTGAGAAGCGCGTGCGCGACACTCCCATCGCCGAGGAGGGTTTCGTCGGTGCTGCGGTCGGCGCCGCCATGCTCGGGCTACGGCCGGTCGTCGAGATCATGACCATCAACTTCTCGCTGCTGGCACTGGACCAGATCGTCAACCACGCCGCCAAGATCTACGGCATGTTCGGCGGCCAGACCAGCGTGCCCATGGTGATCCGCACCCCGGGCGGCGGCGGACAACAGCTCGGCGCAACGCATTCGCAGAACATCGAGCTGTACTACGCGTTCGTCCCAGGACTCAAGGTCGTCGCGCCGAGCACGCCGGCCGACGCCCGGGCGCTGATGCGCGCCGCGATCCGCGACGACGATCCCGTGCTGTTCCTGGAGAACCTCGCGCTGTACAACGTCAAGGGCGAAGTGCCTGTCGATCTTGCACCCGCTGAGATCGGCAAGGCCGCGGTGCGCCGCGTCGGGTCTGACATCACCCTGATCGGATACTCCCGGATGGCTGCTGTCGCAACGCAGGTCGCGCGGCGACTGCACGACGACGACGGAATCGACGCCGAGGTGATCGACCTACGCAGCCTGCGTCCGCTCGACCGCGACACCCTGGTGGAGTCGGTCCGCAAGACGGGATGCGCCGTCGTCGCCGAGGACGACTGGCTCACCTACGGCATCGGCGCCGAGGTCGCGGCGTCGATCTCGGACGGCGCTTTCGACTACCTCGATGCCCCCGTGCGCCGCGTCGCGGCCGCGGAAGTGCCGCTGCCCTATGCCAAACCGCTCGAGCAGGCTGCGTTGCCCTCAGCCGAATCGCTGTACAGCGCAGCCCGCGAAACACTGGCCGCCGTCGGCCGGCTCTGA
- a CDS encoding dihydrolipoamide acetyltransferase family protein, translated as MPEITMPRLSDTMEDGVIIAWHKNIGDRVEPGEVLAEIETDKAIMELEAYDAGILEHMLAGEGDRVPIGVPIAIIGDGSGTSAVPQAAPAAAPNPAPAAPTPAPAAPAVRSDRPKASPLARKVAEANGVDLATVTGSGPGGRIIRKDVEHLRPAESPAGPTPVEGDFDAVPLTTLQRVAAKRLTESKQNAPHFYLTAAVDVTDLLGFRKTVNDSLEAGGGPKVSVNDFIVRAVASALRGNPGVNVSFGGDTLLRHHGVHIGVAVAVDAGLVVPVVRDADRKSVSQIAGETKEMAGRARIGKLRADEMTGGTFTISNLGMYGIEQFVAVINPPEAAILAVGAATDELRLVDGEVAARKILRLTLSADHRAIDGATGAVFLRDLTALLEHPLRIVT; from the coding sequence GTGCCTGAAATCACCATGCCCCGCCTCTCCGACACCATGGAGGACGGCGTAATCATCGCGTGGCACAAGAACATCGGGGATCGGGTCGAGCCCGGCGAGGTGCTCGCCGAGATCGAGACCGACAAGGCCATCATGGAGCTCGAGGCCTACGACGCGGGCATCCTCGAGCACATGCTCGCCGGCGAGGGCGACCGGGTGCCGATCGGTGTCCCGATCGCGATCATCGGCGACGGCAGTGGCACATCCGCGGTACCACAAGCGGCGCCGGCCGCCGCGCCCAACCCGGCCCCTGCCGCGCCGACGCCTGCCCCCGCGGCACCGGCCGTGCGGTCCGATCGCCCCAAGGCGTCACCGCTCGCCCGCAAGGTCGCCGAGGCCAACGGAGTCGATCTGGCCACCGTGACCGGGAGCGGCCCCGGTGGCCGGATCATCCGCAAGGACGTCGAGCACCTGCGCCCGGCCGAATCCCCGGCCGGCCCAACGCCGGTCGAAGGGGACTTCGACGCGGTGCCGCTCACCACGCTGCAGCGGGTGGCGGCCAAACGCCTGACCGAGAGCAAGCAGAACGCACCGCACTTCTACCTGACCGCAGCTGTCGACGTGACCGATCTGCTGGGCTTCCGCAAGACCGTCAACGACAGCCTGGAGGCGGGCGGCGGCCCCAAGGTCAGTGTCAACGACTTCATCGTCCGCGCCGTCGCGTCGGCGCTTCGCGGCAACCCCGGCGTCAACGTGTCGTTCGGCGGCGACACGTTGCTGCGCCACCACGGCGTGCACATCGGAGTCGCGGTTGCCGTCGACGCAGGCCTCGTGGTGCCGGTCGTGCGTGACGCCGACCGCAAGTCCGTGTCCCAGATCGCCGGCGAGACCAAGGAGATGGCCGGGCGGGCCCGCATCGGAAAGCTGCGCGCCGACGAGATGACCGGTGGCACGTTCACGATCTCCAATCTCGGGATGTACGGCATCGAGCAGTTCGTCGCGGTGATCAATCCGCCCGAGGCCGCGATTCTCGCGGTGGGGGCGGCGACCGACGAACTGCGGCTGGTCGACGGTGAGGTGGCGGCCCGCAAGATTCTGCGGCTGACGCTGTCCGCTGATCATCGGGCGATCGACGGCGCGACCGGTGCGGTCTTCCTGCGCGATCTGACGGCGCTTCTGGAACACCCGCTGCGCATCGTGACCTGA